One Spiroplasma sp. NBRC 100390 DNA window includes the following coding sequences:
- a CDS encoding ETX/MTX2 family pore-forming toxin — MKKPLVLTAITTILSGTIPMVSYPISHTMTNVKVNQIIKDEQIIDFNALNQKVALAVLKQNFPDQTISDVTNINVTNLNVFNVRGIVTGTSSTEEPQAIFMGDNVLDNSEGDTDQTLKTPSYQKDVTNIITHTVTHGITLSAKATIDIFNINLDYNFSNSKTETQSTTITVNSPIQQVVVPAHKKVLVKTYLGQNDTKVDLDLNATLSGTITGNYTIANSNVVYDFDLPLALAYEQYSVNNPLPSGISVDMTNQLVTFRGLADAENVSESNIYSVTIEEA; from the coding sequence ATGAAAAAACCATTAGTATTAACAGCAATTACTACTATTTTAAGCGGAACAATCCCAATGGTCAGTTATCCGATTTCACATACAATGACTAACGTTAAAGTTAATCAAATTATTAAAGATGAGCAAATAATTGATTTTAATGCGTTAAATCAAAAAGTAGCATTAGCTGTGTTAAAACAAAATTTTCCTGACCAAACAATTAGTGATGTTACAAATATTAATGTAACAAACTTAAATGTCTTTAATGTTAGAGGAATTGTTACTGGAACAAGCAGCACTGAAGAGCCACAAGCAATTTTTATGGGTGACAATGTTCTAGATAATAGTGAAGGTGATACTGATCAGACATTAAAAACCCCATCATACCAAAAAGATGTTACCAATATAATTACGCATACCGTAACACATGGAATAACACTTAGTGCTAAAGCAACGATTGATATTTTTAATATTAATCTTGATTATAATTTTAGTAATTCTAAAACCGAGACACAATCAACAACCATTACGGTTAATTCACCAATACAACAAGTTGTTGTACCAGCACACAAGAAAGTATTAGTAAAAACTTATTTAGGTCAAAATGATACTAAAGTAGATTTAGACTTAAATGCAACACTTAGCGGAACTATTACCGGAAATTATACAATTGCTAATTCAAATGTTGTTTATGATTTTGATTTGCCTCTTGCATTAGCATATGAGCAATATAGTGTTAATAATCCATTGCCAAGTGGAATTTCAGTTGATATGACTAATCAATTAGTCACTTTCCGCGGTCTTGCAGACGCTGAAAATGTTTCAGAAAGTAATATCTATTCTGTGACAATTGAGGAGGCGTAA